From Salminus brasiliensis chromosome 21, fSalBra1.hap2, whole genome shotgun sequence, a single genomic window includes:
- the tmcc1b gene encoding transmembrane and coiled-coil domains protein 1b isoform X1 has translation MDQGGSEQPGAEEPDSGGRAEPEVSRRASEPEHGLSKITHNALENMGALGHGLKQLFQPQRRRSSVSPHDAAASAAATSSSSAGPTPEVTEAGPELGGEAPATSAAPSDSDPPASAPPAALSRVLQQIRGAPPMMKRGTSLQSRRSKAGGGGEAPQKGSPQIHRRSTQEALVQAGRPRSSSTTDTPSSPALADMLLTSGYHSTEESDRADRLEVYAPAVSPNALSSSSDGGPYGVDSVDGTPDPQRTKQAIAQLQQKILKLTEQIKIEQTARDDNVAEYLKLANNADKQQSARIKQVFEKKNQKSAQTIQQLQRKLEHYHRKLREVEHNGIPRQPKDVLRDMHQGLKDVGAKVTGGLSSFSQATHSAAGAVVSKPREIASLIRNKFGSADNISSLKDSLDETQGDESISGPGPSGARALAPGQLQSSPKYGSEDDCSSATSGSAGANSTTGAPGGPPSSKGNTLEQGQSSGFDMLFHEIQELRESQSRLDESFDNLKSHYQRDYSLIMQALQEERYRCERLEEQLNDLTELHQNEILNLKQELASMEEKIAYQSYERARDIQEALEACQTRISKMELQQQQQQVVQLEGLENATARTLLGKLINVLLAVMAVLLVFVSTVANCVVPLMKTRSRTLSTLLLIIILAFLWRNWEVLSQYLDRFLLHPR, from the exons ATGGATCAGGGTGGTAGTGAGCAACCTGGCGCGGAGGAGCCAGACTCTGGGGGTCGAGCGGAGCCGGAGGTGAGCAGGAGGGCTTCAGAGCCCGAGCATGGCCTGTCCAAAATTACCCACAATGCCTTGGAGAACATGGGTGCGCTGGGTCACGGCCTGAAGCAGCTCTTCCAGCCTCAGCGGCGGCGCTCGTCCGTCTCGCCGCACGATGCCGCCGCCTCCGCCGctgccacctcctcctcctctgcggGCCCCACCCCCGAGGTCACAGAGGCGGGGCCAGAGTTGGGCGGGGAAGCGCCCGCCACTAGCGCCGCCCCCTCCGACTCTGACCCCCCCGCTTCCGCCCCCCCTGCAGCTCTGAGCCGCGTGCTGCAGCAGATCCGAGGTGCCCCCCCCATGATGAAGAGAGGGACCAGCCTGCAGAGTCGCCGCAGCAAGGCCGGGGGGGGCGGGGAGGCCCCCCAGAAAGGCAGCCCCCAGATCCACAGGCGCAGTACCCAGGAGGCCTTGGTGCAGGCCGGACGCCCTCGCTCGTCCTCAACCACGGACACGCCCAGCAGCCCCGCTCTGGCCGACATGCTGCTGACGTCCGGGTACCACTCCACCGAGGAATCGGACCGA gCGGATCGTCTGGAGGTTTACGCCCCAGCCGTCTCGCCCAATGCTCTATCCAGCAGCTCGGACGGCGGCCCATACGGCGTGGACTCTGTGGACGGCACCCCGGATCCTCAGCGCACCAAGCAGGCCATCGCTCAACTGCAGCAGAAGATCCTCAAGCTCACCGAGCAGATCAAGATTGAGCAGACCGCCCGCGATGACAATGTGGCCGAGTACCTGAAGCTGGCCAACAACGCCGACAAGCAGCAGAGCGCACGTATCAAACAGGTGTTCGAGAAGAAGAACCAGAAATCAGCTCAGACCATCCAGCAGCTGCAGAGGAAGCTGGAGCACTATCACCGTAAATTAAGGGAGGTGGAGCATAATGGCATACCGCGGCAGCCCAAAGATGTACTACGGGACATGCACCAAGGTCTTAAGGATGTTGGTGCCAAG GTAACCGGTGGCCTTTCCAGCTTCTCCCAAGCCACTCACTCGGCTGCAGGCGCCGTAGTATCCAAGCCCCGCGAGATCGCCTCTCTCATCCGCAACAAGTTCGGCAGCGCAGATAACATCTCTTCCTTGAAGGACTCTCTGGACGAGACTCAGGGTGATGAGTCCATATCTGGGCCCGGGCCGTCCGGAGCTAGGGCCCTGGCACCCGGTCAGCTACAGTCCAGTCCCAAGTACGGCAGTGAGGACGACTGCTCCAGCGCCACATCGGGCTCAGCGGGGGCCAACAGCACCACGGGGGCCCCCGGAGGTCCCCCTAGCTCCAAAGGGAACACACTGGAGCAGGGCCAAAGCTCGGGCTTCGATATGTTGTTTCACGAAATTCAGGAGctgagagagagccagagcagACTGGACGAGTCATTTGATAACTTGAAGAGCCACTATCAGAGAGACTACAGCCTCATCATGCAAGCGTTGCAGGAAGAGAGATACAG GTGTGAACGCCTAGAGGAGCAGCTGAACGACCTTACAGAACTCCATCAAAATGAAATTTTGAACTTAAAGCAGGAGCTGGCCAGCATGGAGGAAAAAATTGCATACCAGTCTTACGAACGGGCCAGAGACATACAG GAAGCGCTGGAGGCCTGCCAAACGCGTATCTCCAAGATGGAgctgcagcaacagcagcagcaggtggtgCAGTTGGAGGGCTTGGAGAATGCAACGGCACGCACTTTACTCGGCAAACTCATCAACGTGCTGCTAGCCGTCATGGCGGTCCTGCTGGTGTTCGTCTCCACGGTGGCGAACTGTGTGGTCCCGCTGATGAAGACGCGCAGCCGCACACTGTCCACCCTGCTCCTCATTATCATCCTGGCCTTTCTCTGGCGGAACTGGGAGGTCTTGTCGCAGTATCTTGACCGTTTCCTGCTGCACCCGAGATGA
- the tmcc1b gene encoding transmembrane and coiled-coil domains protein 1b isoform X2, with protein sequence MMKRGTSLQSRRSKAGGGGEAPQKGSPQIHRRSTQEALVQAGRPRSSSTTDTPSSPALADMLLTSGYHSTEESDRADRLEVYAPAVSPNALSSSSDGGPYGVDSVDGTPDPQRTKQAIAQLQQKILKLTEQIKIEQTARDDNVAEYLKLANNADKQQSARIKQVFEKKNQKSAQTIQQLQRKLEHYHRKLREVEHNGIPRQPKDVLRDMHQGLKDVGAKVTGGLSSFSQATHSAAGAVVSKPREIASLIRNKFGSADNISSLKDSLDETQGDESISGPGPSGARALAPGQLQSSPKYGSEDDCSSATSGSAGANSTTGAPGGPPSSKGNTLEQGQSSGFDMLFHEIQELRESQSRLDESFDNLKSHYQRDYSLIMQALQEERYRCERLEEQLNDLTELHQNEILNLKQELASMEEKIAYQSYERARDIQEALEACQTRISKMELQQQQQQVVQLEGLENATARTLLGKLINVLLAVMAVLLVFVSTVANCVVPLMKTRSRTLSTLLLIIILAFLWRNWEVLSQYLDRFLLHPR encoded by the exons ATGATGAAGAGAGGGACCAGCCTGCAGAGTCGCCGCAGCAAGGCCGGGGGGGGCGGGGAGGCCCCCCAGAAAGGCAGCCCCCAGATCCACAGGCGCAGTACCCAGGAGGCCTTGGTGCAGGCCGGACGCCCTCGCTCGTCCTCAACCACGGACACGCCCAGCAGCCCCGCTCTGGCCGACATGCTGCTGACGTCCGGGTACCACTCCACCGAGGAATCGGACCGA gCGGATCGTCTGGAGGTTTACGCCCCAGCCGTCTCGCCCAATGCTCTATCCAGCAGCTCGGACGGCGGCCCATACGGCGTGGACTCTGTGGACGGCACCCCGGATCCTCAGCGCACCAAGCAGGCCATCGCTCAACTGCAGCAGAAGATCCTCAAGCTCACCGAGCAGATCAAGATTGAGCAGACCGCCCGCGATGACAATGTGGCCGAGTACCTGAAGCTGGCCAACAACGCCGACAAGCAGCAGAGCGCACGTATCAAACAGGTGTTCGAGAAGAAGAACCAGAAATCAGCTCAGACCATCCAGCAGCTGCAGAGGAAGCTGGAGCACTATCACCGTAAATTAAGGGAGGTGGAGCATAATGGCATACCGCGGCAGCCCAAAGATGTACTACGGGACATGCACCAAGGTCTTAAGGATGTTGGTGCCAAG GTAACCGGTGGCCTTTCCAGCTTCTCCCAAGCCACTCACTCGGCTGCAGGCGCCGTAGTATCCAAGCCCCGCGAGATCGCCTCTCTCATCCGCAACAAGTTCGGCAGCGCAGATAACATCTCTTCCTTGAAGGACTCTCTGGACGAGACTCAGGGTGATGAGTCCATATCTGGGCCCGGGCCGTCCGGAGCTAGGGCCCTGGCACCCGGTCAGCTACAGTCCAGTCCCAAGTACGGCAGTGAGGACGACTGCTCCAGCGCCACATCGGGCTCAGCGGGGGCCAACAGCACCACGGGGGCCCCCGGAGGTCCCCCTAGCTCCAAAGGGAACACACTGGAGCAGGGCCAAAGCTCGGGCTTCGATATGTTGTTTCACGAAATTCAGGAGctgagagagagccagagcagACTGGACGAGTCATTTGATAACTTGAAGAGCCACTATCAGAGAGACTACAGCCTCATCATGCAAGCGTTGCAGGAAGAGAGATACAG GTGTGAACGCCTAGAGGAGCAGCTGAACGACCTTACAGAACTCCATCAAAATGAAATTTTGAACTTAAAGCAGGAGCTGGCCAGCATGGAGGAAAAAATTGCATACCAGTCTTACGAACGGGCCAGAGACATACAG GAAGCGCTGGAGGCCTGCCAAACGCGTATCTCCAAGATGGAgctgcagcaacagcagcagcaggtggtgCAGTTGGAGGGCTTGGAGAATGCAACGGCACGCACTTTACTCGGCAAACTCATCAACGTGCTGCTAGCCGTCATGGCGGTCCTGCTGGTGTTCGTCTCCACGGTGGCGAACTGTGTGGTCCCGCTGATGAAGACGCGCAGCCGCACACTGTCCACCCTGCTCCTCATTATCATCCTGGCCTTTCTCTGGCGGAACTGGGAGGTCTTGTCGCAGTATCTTGACCGTTTCCTGCTGCACCCGAGATGA
- the LOC140543039 gene encoding dnaJ homolog subfamily C member 16-like translates to MAAPPKPFVKRLFWLAALLALLDIAPAASEFDLYRVLGVSTHASQAEIKKAYKQLARKWHPDKNKDPGADDMFITITTVYEILSNKEQRANYDRFRQKGENQHHDQATKGFRHFHHSFHSDRHLLHHQRYMKEVVPDSFKRPYLIKITSRSCSSCIHIEPIWKETVQELEALGVGIGVVDKEKETQLANHLGAHYTPSILGLINGKVTYFHYAISKEYLRQFVESLLPQRLVEKVTGENYLQFINGWREENKPSVLLFDTISTVPLLYKLTAFAHQDFVRFGYVVHGLNETVRILQQFNINTYAPTMLLFKENTEKPADVIQSKVIKKQLIDEFVSNNRFLMVPRLVNQKLFDVLCPVKQFHRPQKYCVLLITEEDEAFVSVNDAFFDFASANTKEVLRFTYVYQKQQQPLCEALLKKKDMNPPQVIILERRSTTGKVLYRTVTGGWNGSDDDKHRLHEHLELLQRDPSFLTFDAMLPELNNEFASVFRVQWVNAAHDYLSQMYFDLLHSNWREMMPIVSLIFSALFILFGTVIIQAFSDSGEEKPAKQKANESPKTAESSPNAENTSSRPPKKNFMMVSELTDVTYTSNLVRLRPGHINVVLVLTDSSKQALLKKFVKEVHSFSGYQTLHYSFLNIDKHSQWMGTLLELAPDARPLDEGEEEGSSSSKRDYTGYVLALNGHKKYFCLFRPVFTLDEPDCSRSSDEDGGGSRLSLWMERLMEGTLPRHYVPAWPHLDIITPQK, encoded by the exons ATGGCAGCCCCCCCGAAGCCGTTTGTGAAGCGGTTGTTCTGGCTGGCTGCTCTCCTGGCACTGTTGGATATTGCACCTGCAGCTTCTGAATTCGATCTTTACAGGGTCCTCGGAGTGTCTACACACGCCAGTCAAGCCGAAATCAAGAAGGCCTACAAGCAGCTTGCCAGGAAATG GCATCCAGACAAGAATAAAGATCCAGGTGCAGACGATATGTTTATCACGATTACTACAGTCTATGAG aTTCTGTCAAACAAGGAGCAGAGAGCGAACTACGACCGGTTTCGTCAGAAAGGCGAGAACCAGCACCATGACCAGGCAACGAAGGGCTTCCGACACTTCCACCACAGCTTTCACTCAGACCGGCACCTTCTTCACCACCAACGTTACATGAAAGAGGTGGTGCCAGATAGCTTCAAAAGACCCTACCTGATAAAGATTACCTCCAGATCGTGCTCTAGCTGCATCCACATTGAGCCGATCTGGAAGGAAACAGTTCAGGAACTGGAGGCGTTGG GTGTGGGGATTGGTGTGGTGGACAAAGAGAAGGAGACACAGCTTGCCAACCATCTTGGTGCCCATTACACACCCTCCATTCTGGGGCTCATTAATGGCAAAGTCACCTACTTCCATTATGCCATATCCAAGGAGTACTTGAGGCAGTTTGTGGAAAGCCTGCTGCCACAGAGGCTGGTGGAGAAG GTGACGGGTGAGAACTACTTGCAGTTTATAAATGGTTGGCGCGAAGAAAACAAGCCCAGCGTACTACTGTTCGACACCATATCTACAGTGCCTTTACTGTATAAG CTCACAGCGTTTGCGCATCAGGATTTTGTGAGGTTCGGCTACGTAGTCCATGGACTGAATGAGACTGTACGTATCCTGCAGCAGTTCAACATCAACACATACGCTCCCACCATGCTCCTGTTTAAGGAGAACACAGAGAAGCCTGCAGATGTCATACAG TCCAAGGTAATAAAGAAGCAGCTCATCGATGAGTTTGTCTCCAACAACCGTTTTCTGATGGTGCCACGGCTGGTCAACCAGAAGCTCTTTGATGTGCTGTGTCCAGTCAAGCAGTTCCACCGCCCCCAAAA GTACTGTGTCTTGCTCATCACGGAGGAGGATGAGGCTTTTGTCTCAGTGAACGATGCTTTCTTTGACTTTGCCTCTGCCAACACTAAAGAGGTGCTGAGATTCACCTATGTCtatcagaagcagcagcagcctctGTGTGAGGCCCTTCTCAAAAAGAAGGACATGAACCCTCCTCAG gtGATCATACTGGAGAGGCGGAGCACCACAGGTAAAGTGCTCTATCGGACAGTGACGGGTGGCTGGAACGGAAGTGATGACGACAAGCACCGCCTCCACGAGCACCTGGAGCTTCTGCAGAGAGACCCTTCATTCCTCACCTTTGATGCCATGCTGCCCGAACTCAACAACGAATTTGCTTCT GTGTTTCGAGTTCAGTGGGTGAACGCTGCTCATGATTACCTCTCTCAAATGTACTTTGACCTTCTGCACTCAAACTG GCGAGAGATGATGCCAATAGTGTCTCTGATCTTCTCAGCTCTCTTCATTCTGTTCGGCACCGTCATCATTCAGGCTTTCAG TGACTCTGGTGAGGAAAAGCCAGCCAAGCAGAAGGCAAACGAATCACCAAAGACAGCAGAGAGCTCTCCAAACGCTGAAAACACAAGCAG CCGTCCTCCTAAGAAGAACTTTATGATGGTGTCAGAGCTGACTGATGTGACTTACACCAGTAACTTGGTGAGGTTAAGGCCGGGACACATCAACGTGGTGTTGGTGCTCACTGACTCCTCAAAACAAGCTCTGCTGAAGAAGTTTGTCAAAGAAGTGCACTCTTTTTCGGG GTATCAGACTCTTCACTACTCCTTCTTGAACATTGACAAACACAGCCAGTGGATGGGCACCCTCCTGGAGTTAGCGCCTGACGCGAGGCCTCTGGacgagggagaggaagagggctCATCATCTAGTAAACGGGACTACACCGGCTACGTGCTGGCGCTAAATGGCCATAAGAAGTACTTCTGCCTCTTCAGGCCTGTATTCACTTTGGACGAGCCGGACTGCAGCAGGTCGTCCGATGAGGATGGTGGAGGTTCTCGACTCAGTCTGTGGATGGAGAGGCTGATGGAGGGCACCTTGCCTAGGCACTATGTTCCAGCCTGGCCACATCTGGACATCATCACCCCTCAGAAATGA
- the dnajc16l gene encoding dnaJ homolog subfamily C member 16 — MAAPPKPFLKRLFWLAALLALLDNAPAASEFNPYRVLGVSTHASQAEIKKAYKQLAREWHPDKNKDPGAEDMFIKISKSYEILSNEERRANYDRFGQTDENQHHGQAPQGFRHFHDNFYFDQSFFHFTRSTRDFTDSKHLLHHEHYMKEVVPDSFKRPYLIKITSEWCFTCIHIEPIWKETVQELEALGVGIGVVDIGYEKRLANHLGAHRTPSILGLINGKVTYFHYAISKEYLRQFVESLLPQRLVEKVTDDNYLQFLNGWREENKPSVLLFDTVPTVPLLYKLTAFAHQDFVRFGYVDQGLTETVRILQQFNINTYAPTMLLFKENTEKPADVIQSRGIKKQLIDEFVSNNRFLMVPRLVNQKLFDVLCPVKQFHRRRKYCVLLITEEDEAFVSVNDAFFDFASANTKEVLRFTYVYQKQQQPLCEALLKKKDMNPPQVIILERRSTTGKVLYRTVTGGWNGSDDDKHRLHEHLELLQRDPSFLTFDAMLPELNNEFASMFLVQWVNAAYDYLSQMYFDLLHSNWREMMPIVSLIFSALFILFGAVIIQAFSDSGEEKPAKQKANESPKTAESSPNAENTSSRPPKKNFVEVTELTDVTYTSNLVRLRPGHINVVLVLTDSSKQALLKKFAKEVYSFSGSQTLHYSFLNIDKHSQWMGTLLELAPDARPLDEEEEEGSSSSKRDYTGYVLALNGHKKYFCLFRPVFTGDEPDCNRSSDEDGGGSRVRSRGSSRQRASTLQIHHKLDRLSLWMERLMEGTLPRHYVPAWPHLDTITPQK; from the exons ATGGCAGCCCCCCCGAAGCCATTCCTGAAGCGGTTGTTTTGGCTGGCTGCTCTCCTGGCACTGTTGGATAATGCACCTGCAGCTTCTGAATTCAACCCTTACAGGGTCCTCGGAGTGTCTACACACGCCAGTCAAGCCGAAATCAAGAAGGCCTACAAGCAGCTTGCCAGGGAATG GCATCCAGACAAAAATAAAGATCCAGGTGCAGAAGATATGTTTATCAAGATTTCTAAATCCTATGAG ATTCTGTCAAATGAGGAGCGGAGAGCGAACTATGACCGTTTTGGTCAGACCGACGAGAACCAGCACCATGGCCAGGCACCGCAGGGCTTCCGACACTTCCACGACAACTTTTACTTCGACCAGTCGTTCTTTCACTTCACACGTTCAACCCGAGATTTCACAGACAGCAAGCATCTTCTTCACCATGAACATTACATGAAGGAGGTGGTGCCGGATAGCTTCAAAAGACCCTACCTGATAAAGATTACCTCCGAATGGTGCTTCACCTGCATCCACATTGAGCCGATCTGGAAGGAAACAGTTCAGGAACTGGAGGCGTTGG GTGTGGGGATTGGTGTGGTGGACATTGGGTACGAGAAGCGGCTTGCCAACCATCTTGGTGCCCATCGCACGCCCTCCATTCTGGGGCTCATTAATGGCAAAGTGACCTACTTCCATTATGCTATATCCAAGGAGTACTTGAGGCAGTTTGTGGAAAGCCTGCTGCCACAGAGGCTAGTGGAGAAG GTGACGGATGACAACTACTTGCAGTTTTTAAATGGTTGGCGTGAAGAAAACAAGCCCAGCGTACTACTGTTTGACACCGTACCTACAGTGCCTTTACTGTATAAG CTCACAGCGTTTGCGCATCAGGATTTTGTGAGGTTCGGGTACGTAGACCAGGGCCTGACTGAGACTGTACGTATCCTGCAGCAGTTCAACATCAACACATACGCTCCCACCATGCTCCTGTTTAAGGAGAACACAGAGAAACCTGCAGATGTCATACAG TCCAGGGGAATAAAGAAGCAGCTCATCGATGAGTTTGTCTCCAACAACCGTTTCCTGATGGTGCCACGGCTGGTCAACCAGAAGCTCTTTGATGTGCTGTGTCCAGTCAAGCAGTTCCACCGCCGCCGAAA GTACTGTGTCTTGCTCATCACGGAGGAGGATGAGGCTTTTGTCTCAGTGAACGATGCTTTCTTTGACTTTGCCTCCGCCAACACTAAAGAGGTGCTGAGATTCACCTATGTCtatcagaagcagcagcagcctctGTGTGAGGCCCTTCTCAAAAAGAAGGACATGAACCCTCCTCAG gtGATCATACTGGAGAGGCGGAGCACCACAGGTAAAGTGCTCTATCGGACAGTGACGGGTGGCTGGAACGGAAGTGATGACGACAAGCACCGCCTCCACGAGCACCTGGAGCTTCTGCAGAGAGACCCTTCATTCCTCACCTTTGATGCCATGCTGCCTGAACTCAACAACGAATTTGCTTCT ATGTTTCTAGTTCAGTGGGTGAACGCTGCTTATGATTATCTCTCTCAAATGTACTTTGACCTTCTGCACTCAAACTG GCGAGAGATGATGCCAATAGTGTCTCTGATCTTCTCAGCTCTCTTCATTCTGTTCGGCGCCGTCATCATTCAGGCTTTCAG TGACTCTGGTGAGGAAAAGCCAGCCAAGCAGAAGGCAAACGAATCACCAAAGACAGCAGAGAGCTCTCCAAACGCTGAAAACACAAGCAG CCGTCCTCCTAAGAAGAACTTTGTGGAGGTGACAGAGCTGACTGATGTGACTTACACCAGTAACTTGGTGAGGTTAAGGCCGGGACACATCAACGTGGTGTTGGTGCTCACTGACTCCTCAAAACAAGCTCTGCTGAAGAAGTTTGCCAAAGAAGTGTACTCTTTTTCAGG GTCTCAGACTCTTCACTACTCCTTCTTGAACATTGACAAGCACAGCCAGTGGATGGGCACCCTCCTGGAGTTAGCGCCTGACGCGAGGCCTCTAGacgaggaagaagaggagggcTCATCATCTAGTAAACGGGACTACACCGGCTACGTGCTGGCGCTAAATGGCCATAAGAAGTACTTCTGCCTCTTCCGGCCTGTATTCACTGGGGACGAGCCAGACTGCAACAGATCGTCCGACGAGGATGGTGGGGGTTCTCGAGTGAGGTCCAGAGGCAGCTCTCGCCAACGGGCATCTACACTGCAGATCCATCACAAACTGGACCGACTCAGTCTGTGGATGGAGAGGCTGATGGAGGGCACCTTGCCTAGGCACTATGTTCCAGCCTGGCCTCATCTGGACACCATCACCCCTCAGAAATGA